A single region of the Bacillus cereus genome encodes:
- the gpsB gene encoding cell division regulator GpsB, which produces MISDKIKLTAKDILEKEFKTGMRGYQQEEVDKFLDMIIKDYEAFHKEFDQLKQQNARLKRELEEQKVAATQVPQQPVQTPVAQPVYNNTNTDILKRLSNLEKAVFGSKLYE; this is translated from the coding sequence ATGATTTCGGATAAAATTAAATTAACAGCGAAAGATATTTTAGAAAAAGAATTTAAAACAGGTATGAGAGGTTATCAACAAGAAGAAGTAGATAAGTTTCTTGATATGATTATTAAAGATTATGAAGCTTTTCATAAGGAATTTGATCAATTAAAACAACAAAATGCTCGTTTAAAACGTGAATTAGAAGAGCAGAAAGTAGCGGCAACACAAGTTCCGCAACAACCAGTACAAACACCAGTTGCACAACCAGTATATAACAATACGAATACGGATATTTTAAAACGTCTATCTAATTTAGAAAAAGCTGTATTTGGAAGTAAGTTATACGAATAA